Proteins found in one Triticum aestivum cultivar Chinese Spring chromosome 4D, IWGSC CS RefSeq v2.1, whole genome shotgun sequence genomic segment:
- the LOC123097964 gene encoding 50S ribosomal protein L4, chloroplastic yields MPVSSVASPLLLSLSASSSSFLSSSSVSFLPSPSSSSSFPHASVRGRPSASILRALRAEATTLPVINFTGEKVGEVALDIKAAPPSTARAVVHRALITDRQNARRGTASTLTRGEVRGGGRKPYGQKKTGKARRGSVRTPLRPGGGVIFGPKPRDWTIKINRKEKRLAISTALASAAVANDSFVVQEFDEEFATGPRTRDFVAALQRWGLDPREKAMFFSTELDNNVRLSGRNIGTLKMLTPRTLNLYDILDARKHFFTPAAIDYLNSRYGTTGFDEYEGDDGEDDGEEEGVEEQEEGEEITEEADQDAIGEAEADSIS; encoded by the exons ATGCCGGTCTCCTCCGTGGCCTCGCCCCTCCTGCTCTCGctctccgcctcttcctcctccttcctctcctcctcctctgtctccttcctcccctccccctcctcctcctcctccttcccgcaCGCCTCCGTCAGGGGGAGGCCGTCCGCCTCCATCCTCCGCGCGCTGCGGGCCGAGGCCACCACCCTCCCGGTCATCAACTTCACCGGGGAGAAGGTCGGGGAGGTCGCCCTGGACATCAAGGCCGCGCCGCCCTCCACCGCGCGCGCCGTCGTGCACCGCGCCCTCATCACCGACCGCCAGAACGCGCGCCGGGGCACGGCCTCCACCCTCACCCGCGGGGAGGTCCGGGGCGGCGGGAGGAAGCCATACGGCCAGAAGAAGACCGGGAAGGCGCGGCGCGGGTCGGTCCGTACGCCGCTCCGCCCCGGCGGTGGAGTCATCTTCGGCCCCAAGCCCCGGGACTGGACCATCAAGATCAACCGCAAGGAGAAGCGCCTCGCCATCTCCACCGCGCTcgccagcgccgccgtcgccaACGACTCCTTCGTCGTCCAGGAGTTCGACGAGGAGTTCGCGACGGGCCCCCGGACCAGGGACTTCGTGGCCGCGCTGCAGCGGTGGGGGCTCGACCCCAGGGAGAAGGCCATGTTCTTCTCCACGGAGCTTGATAATAACGTGCGGCTGAGCGGCAGGAACATCGGCACCCTCAAAATGCTAACTCCCAGGACTCTCAACCTGTACGACATCCTCGACGCACGCAAGCATTTCTTCACCCCGGCCGCCATTGACTACCTCAACTCGAGGTACGGTACCACCGGTTTTGATGAATATGAGGGTGACGATGGCGAGGACGACGGTGAAGAGGAAGGGGTGGAGGagcaagaggagggagaagaaatcACAGAGGAGGCTGACCAAG ATGCGATTGGAGAGGCTGAGGCAGACAGCATTTCCTAG
- the LOC123100050 gene encoding protein FAR-RED ELONGATED HYPOCOTYL 3-like, whose translation MTLVDMILHYENAVVRIRENEARDDCTASQSLPVPVTSSRELEIAASHVFTPANFYMLQADLRKIGGMEIVEIKLGDGSQQYIVAWKNNRKSRFWVEYTPVNSAETIRCSCRRMIRKGLPCKHIFHVLKYLNISEIPKCLVLVRFTKDARLGLPARRTSDLLGFGWTGAAERMKYSQVSVLASEAMHAACKHPTLWDQLQESLKAVIAKSHEYDQLKENLSKKTADLSTCAIEYVDDGEGNIVEVHDPIKVSTKGATKVDENRPMSKNGRPLSYDEIRIRCGACKLLGHTKRSKKCKLNKKSVVGEEE comes from the exons atgaccctggtggatatgattttgcactatgagaacGCCGTTGTACGTATCCGTGAGAATGAGGCACGAGATGATtgcacggcctcacagagtttaccggtgccagttactagctcgagggaacttgagatagctgcttctcacgtcttcactccagcaaacttctatatgttgcaagctGATCTTAGGAAAATTGGtggcatggagattgtagaaataaagctcggagacggatcacagcagtacatcgtggcctggaagaataaccggaagagccgtttttgggtggagtacactccagtaaattccgcagaaactataaggtgcagctgcagaagaatgattcgaaagggtctaccttgcaagcacatattccatgtactgaagtacttgaatatatctgaaataccaaagtgtttagttcttgtgcGGTTCACGAAAGAcgcaaggttgggactgcccgcCAGGCGCACAAGCGATCTGTTGGGATTTGGATGGACTGGAGCAGctgaaagaatgaaatatagccaggtcagtgtgttGGCTTCAGAAGCTATGCATGCAGCATGCAAACACCCAactttgtgggatcagttacaggagAGTTTGAAGGCCGTGATAGCTAAGAGCCATGAGTATGATCAGCTAAAGGAAAATTTGAGTAAGAAAACGGCTGATCTTAGTACTTGTGCAATTGAATATGTAGATGATGGTGAAGGCAACATAGTTGAAGTTCATGATCCTATTAAAGTATCAACGAAAGGTGCAACTAAGGTAGATGAGAACCGCCCTATGTCGAAAAATGGTAGGCCACTTTCGTACGACGAGATCAGAATCAGGTGCGGCGCATGCAAATTGCTAGGGCACACTAAACGcagcaagaaatgcaaactaaataAGAA AAGCGTGGTGGGCGAAGAAGAGTAG